CAGCCACATAAGGAAAACGCCTGATTTGCATTTCGCCTTCATTGAACTGGCTGATGGCAGCTCGAGCTACTAGTTCCCCGGTCTCTCCCAAGGCATCGGAAATAATGTAGATCACAGGTTTGTCGGATATAGATAACCCCTCCCTTCGGTGTATGCATGTGCTAAAGCTGTCAGCTATCAGTTATCAGCCAACAGCTGATGTACTGCTGCATTATTTAGCTCTTAATAACTTTTTAGAAGCTCTTCTCTAATAGCTGAAAGCTGATGGCTAACATGCATGAGCCATGCATGTTAGATGCCTTCACTCAGTTCAACAAAAAGCTTGGTGATATTGGTTTTAGTAAAACGGCCAACCACCTCCAGCTTATCTTTTCCGTCGGGTTTGCCGGTCTTTTTCACCACAGGTAATCCATCCACTTCATGTTCTATTATTTTCCTTGCAGCTTCATACGCTGTTTCGTGGGGTTCAACCGTAACAATATTGGGCATCCTTGTCATGATTACGCTGACCGGCATTTTATGCAGATCCCCTTGGCCAAGGGATTGGCGCAGCAAATCCTTCCGCGAAACTACTCCCGTCAAACCTCCTTCCACATCGACCACATAAAGGGAGCCAACATCTTCGATAAACATGGTCACTATGGCATCATATACAGAAGTGCTTTCCTTGATCACGATAGGCATGGATTTTATCTCGTCAACTTTAATCCTCTTCAGTTCATCAGCAATCAAAGCCTGGGAGGATTTTCCGGAATAATAATAACCTACCCTGGGGCGTGCATCCAAAATTCCTGACATAGTAAGGATCGCCAGATCCGGCCTTAACGTAGCCCTGGTTAAATCCAGTTTGCTTGCTATCTCTTCGCCGGTTATTGGCCCATGTTTTTTTACAATCTCCACAATCCGCATTTGGCGTGATGTCAGTTGGATAATATCACCCCCGGTTAAGAGTTAAGAGTTAAGAGTTAAGAGTTAAAAGTTAAGAGTTTTGAGTTTTGAGTTGGGGTTGAGATATTCTGATGACTATCAGACACGTTAATATATGTTGCCAACAAAGTAATGCCAATGAAAATTATACTGTTATAATATGCCCAAATCCTGATTAAATAACATAATGTTTTTCGGGAAAGTATAACACAATAAAAGCATAGGCAGCGCTATTGCACTGCCTATTTCACAGCCAGTTTGGAAAGATCGGCAATCCGGCAAGTGAGTCTAACTACCATTTGTAAAAGACCTAAACGGTTTTCTTTGATCCTCTCATCATCAACCATAACCATAACCTCACTAAAGAAGTCGTCTACAGGTTCCTGCAGGCTGCTTAAAATTTCCAATGCCTTCATGTAGTTGGCTTTTCCTGTCTGCTCTTCCACTACCTGCCTGACCCTTTGTACTGCATTGAATAATTTTTTTTCTACATCTTCGATGAAAAAACCTTCCTGCACAGTAAAATTTTTCGCATATTTTGTTAAGTTAGCGGCCCTGGTAAAAGCCGTTACCAGCTTTACGAACTCCGCCCTATTTCCAAAGTCCTGCAAGGCTTCAGCCCTTTTGACTGTATCGGCCAAATCGTCATGGCCTACCGCTAAGACCGCATCAATAACGTCGTAGCGTATACCACGCTCTTCGAGGATATTCTGCACCCGCTGACGGAAGAACTGCTGCATGAGCTCATTTACCTTTTGGGCATCAATGCCGGCCAGAATCTGTTCGTATAACCGGCACGCTTGAGCTGTAAGCTTGTTGAGGGAGAGTCTCAAGTTGTGCTGAATAATTATGTGACAGATCCCCAGCGCCTGGCGGCGCAGTGCATAGGGGTCCTGGGAACCGGTAGGAACCAGTCCTATGCCAAAACAGCCAACAATTGTATCCAGTTTATCGGCAATCCCGACAGCCAACCCCACCGCGCTTTGAGGAACCTCATCCCCAGCAAACCTGGGCTGGTAATGTTCCCTGATTCCCTGGGCCACCCTGGTATCGTAGCCTTCCAGCCGTGCATAATAGTCGCCCATGATGCCTTGCAACTCAGGAAATTCGTAAACCATGTTTGTAACCAAATCAGCTTTGCAAAGTCCAGCGCACTCTTGTACCAAAGCTTTGACATCGTCTGCCCAATTCAATTCTTCAGCAATATAAACCGCCAAAGCTTTAATGCGCTGCACCTTCTCATAAACCGTGCCTAGGGATTCCTGGAAAACAACCTTTTGCAATTGTTCAATCCTGTCTTTTAAAGGGACCCTCCGGTCTTCCTGGTAGAAGAATTGGGCATCGGCCAAACGGGCCAGCAGCACTTTCTCGTTGCCGGCAATTACATTTTCCAAGTAAACTTCGGAGCCGTTGCGTACAGTGATGAATTTTGGCAGCAGCTTTTTGTCTTCCTTGGACCAGACCGGGAAATATCTCTGGTGCTCCTTCATAGGAGTGATTAAAACTTCTTGGGGCAATTCCAGGTATTTTTCCGCAAAAGAGCCGCACAGAGCAGTAGGGTATTCCACCAGGAAAGTCACTTCTTCCAACAGTTCTTCATCCTGCTCAACGCTTCCGCCAATTTTTGCCGCTTCGGCTTCGATCTGCTGCCAGATCAACCGGCGGCGGCGGTCCTGATCAGCTATGACAAATCCCGCTTCCAGCTTACCCAGGTATTCCTGCGGATTATCCAAAGCAATGGAACCTTTGCTCAAAAAACGATGCCCCCGGGTCTCACGGCCCGCTTTAACTCCTGCCAGTTCCAGTTCCACCACCTGGTTGCCATAAAGAGCTACCAGCCAGCGGATAGGCCGGGCAAAA
This region of Zhaonella formicivorans genomic DNA includes:
- a CDS encoding helix-turn-helix transcriptional regulator; the protein is MRIVEIVKKHGPITGEEIASKLDLTRATLRPDLAILTMSGILDARPRVGYYYSGKSSQALIADELKRIKVDEIKSMPIVIKESTSVYDAIVTMFIEDVGSLYVVDVEGGLTGVVSRKDLLRQSLGQGDLHKMPVSVIMTRMPNIVTVEPHETAYEAARKIIEHEVDGLPVVKKTGKPDGKDKLEVVGRFTKTNITKLFVELSEGI
- the glyS gene encoding glycine--tRNA ligase subunit beta translates to MPALLFEIGTEEIPARFMAGAIKQLAELAESFFTEKRLLYTGLTTYGTPRRLALLVEHLAERQPDLVKEVKGPAKKTAFDAEGNPTKAAQGFARSQGVAVEELLVKEINGGEYLYAYVKEEGKATSEILPEILSKLVTSLSFPKPMRWGTEDLRFARPIRWLVALYGNQVVELELAGVKAGRETRGHRFLSKGSIALDNPQEYLGKLEAGFVIADQDRRRRLIWQQIEAEAAKIGGSVEQDEELLEEVTFLVEYPTALCGSFAEKYLELPQEVLITPMKEHQRYFPVWSKEDKKLLPKFITVRNGSEVYLENVIAGNEKVLLARLADAQFFYQEDRRVPLKDRIEQLQKVVFQESLGTVYEKVQRIKALAVYIAEELNWADDVKALVQECAGLCKADLVTNMVYEFPELQGIMGDYYARLEGYDTRVAQGIREHYQPRFAGDEVPQSAVGLAVGIADKLDTIVGCFGIGLVPTGSQDPYALRRQALGICHIIIQHNLRLSLNKLTAQACRLYEQILAGIDAQKVNELMQQFFRQRVQNILEERGIRYDVIDAVLAVGHDDLADTVKRAEALQDFGNRAEFVKLVTAFTRAANLTKYAKNFTVQEGFFIEDVEKKLFNAVQRVRQVVEEQTGKANYMKALEILSSLQEPVDDFFSEVMVMVDDERIKENRLGLLQMVVRLTCRIADLSKLAVK